The Micropterus dolomieu isolate WLL.071019.BEF.003 ecotype Adirondacks linkage group LG22, ASM2129224v1, whole genome shotgun sequence genome contains a region encoding:
- the lingo1a gene encoding leucine-rich repeat and immunoglobulin-like domain-containing nogo receptor-interacting protein 1, translating to MAAGEATGHSYLVACWQPILILMLGTVLSGSTTGCPSRCECNVQERSVMCHRKKLMTVPEGIPAETRLLDLSKNRIRTINPDEFAIFPNLEHLELSENTISTIEPGAFNNLYGLRTLGLRSNKLKLIQLGVFTGLSNLTQLDISENKIVILLDYMFQDLYNLRSLEVGDNDLVFISHRAFHGLSSLEHLSLEKCNLSSVPTEAFTHLHSLITLRLRHLNINVIRDYSFKRLYRLKVLEIANWPYLDTMTPNCLYGLNLTSLTIANANLTTIPYVALRHLVYLRFLNLSYNPIHTIEGNKLHDLLRLQEFHLVGGRLAMIEPYSFRGLNYLKILNVSGNSLSTLEESAFHSVGNLETLALYDNPLACDCRLLWVFRRRWRLNFNRQQPTCASPEFVQGKEFKDFPDVLQPNYFTCRKSRIRDRKPQQKFVDEGAIVHFACQADGDPAPVIMWLSPQKKFITTKTIGRLSVLPDGNLEVRYAQIQDNGTYVCIASNAGGNDTSLAHLHIHSYSPDWPHQPNKTFAFISNQPTETGANGTRANVPFPFDIKTLIIATTMGFISFLGVVLFCLVLLFLWSRGKGNTKHNIEIEYVPRKSDAGMSSSTVDAPRKFNMKMI from the coding sequence ATGGCGGCTGGGGAAGCGACTGGGCACAGCTACCTGGTGGCTTGCTGGCAGcccattctgattctgatgctGGGCACTGTGCTTTCTGGCTCCACCACAGGCTGTCCATCCCGCTGTGAGTGCAATGTTCAAGAGCGCTCTGTGATGTGCCACCGCAAAAAGCTCATGACAGTTCCTGAGGGCATTCCTGCAGAAACAAGACTGCTGGACCTCAGCAAGAACCGTATTAGAACCATCAACCCAGATGAGTTTGCCATCTTTCCAAACCTCGAACACCTGGAGCTCAGTGAAAACACGATCTCCACTATTGAACCTGGAGCATTCAACAACCTTTATGGCTTGCGAACATTGGGGCTGCGTAGCAACAAGCTTAAGCTGATCCAGCTTGGTGTCTTCACAGGCCTGAGTAATCTCACACAACTGGACATAAGTGAGAACAAGATTGTCATCCTGTTGGACTACATGTTCCAAGATTTGTACAACCTCCGGTCTTTAGAAGTGGGCGATAACGACCTGGTTTTCATCTCCCACCGAGCTTTTCATGGCCTAAGTAGCCTTGAGCACCTGAGTCTTGAAAAGTGTAACTTGTCCTCTGTGCCAACAGAGGCTTTCACCCATCTGCACAGTTTGATCACTCTCAGGCTGCGTCACCTCAATATCAACGTCATACGGGATTACTCTTTCAAACGGCTCTATCGGCTGAAAGTGTTGGAAATAGCCAATTGGCCATATTTGGATACGATGACTCCAAATTGCTTGTATGGATTAAATCTCACCTCCTTGACCATTGCAAATGCCAACCTGACGACGATTCCTTATGTAGCCCTGCGGCACTTAGTTTATTTGCGCTTTCTTAATCTTTCATATAACCCTATCCATACCATTGAGGGGAATAAGCTCCATGATCTTCTGCGTCTTCAGGAATTTCATCTGGTTGGAGGTAGACTGGCAATGATTGAGCCCTACTCTTTCCGTGGTCTAAACTACCTGAAGATTCTAAATGTGTCTGGAAACTCTCTTAGCACTTTGGAGGAGTCTGCTTTCCATTCAGTTGGCAACCTGGAAACCCTTGCCTTGTATGATAATCCCCTTGCCTGTGACTGCCGACTGTTATGGGTTTTCCGACGACGCTGGAGACTGAACTTCAACAGGCAGCAGCCTACCTGTGCCTCCCCTGAGTTTGTCCAAGGCAAAGAATTTAAAGACTTTCCGGATGTTCTGCAGCCTAACTACTTCACATGTCGCAAGTCTAGGATTAGGGATCGCAAACCCCAGCAGAAATTTGTTGATGAGGGAGCCATCGTTCATTTTGCCTGCCAGGCAGATGGAGATCCTGCACCAGTGATAATGTGGCTATCCCCGCAGAAAAAGTTTATCACCACCAAGACAATTGGAAGGCTCTCGGTGTTGCCAGATGGTAACCTTGAGGTGCGTTATGCCCAGATTCAAGACAATGGTACATATGTGTGTATAGCTAGCAATGCAGGTGGAAATGACACCTCTCTTGCTCACCTGCACATTCATAGCTACTCGCCTGACTGGCCACACCAGCCCAACAAGACATTTGCGTTCATCTCCAATCAGCCCACAGAAACTGGTGCTAACGGTACAAGAGCCAATGTCCCATTCCCCTTTGATATAAAGACGTTGATCATTGCGACCACAATGGGCTTCATCTCTTTTCTTGGCGtcgtcttgttttgtctggtaCTGCTCTTCCTTTGGAGCAGAGGTAAAGGCAACACTAAGCACAACATTGAGATTGAGTATGTGCCACGGAAATCGGACGCTGGCATGAGCAGCAGCACAGTGGATGCTCCTCGCAAGTTTAACATGAAAATGATTTAA